From a region of the Enterobacter cancerogenus genome:
- the tsr gene encoding methyl-accepting chemotaxis protein, with protein MLNRIKIVTSLLLVLAIFGLLQLTSGGLFFNALKHDKENFTVLQTIRQQQSTLNGSWVALLQTRNTLNRAGIRYMMDQSNIGSGATVNDLMQIAAASLKQAEKNWADYEALPRDPRQSEAAAMEIKRNYDIYHGALAELIQLLGAGKINAFFDQPTQSYQDGFEKQYVSYLQQNDKLYQTAVEDSNSSYSQAIWVLIIVLIAVLVVIVAVWLGIKQALISPLNRLVDSIRHIASGDLVKRIDVDGSNEMGLLADSLRHMQGELVRTVGDVRNGANAIYSGASEISMGNNDLSSRTEQQAASLEETAASMEQLTATVKQNAENARQASNLALSASETAQKGGKVVDNVVQTMRDIAGSSQKIADIISVIDGIAFQTNILALNAAVEAARAGEQGRGFAVVAGEVRNLAQRSAQAAREIKSLIEDSVGRVEIGSTLVESAGETMGEIVNAVTRVTDIMGEIASASDEQSRGIDQVGLAVAEMDRVTQQNASLVEESAAAAAALEEQASRLTQAVAVFRIQQEQMKAREIASAKTVAAPMMARKAATADAGDNWETF; from the coding sequence ATGTTAAATCGTATCAAGATTGTTACCAGCTTGCTGCTGGTTTTAGCCATTTTTGGCTTACTACAGCTGACATCCGGTGGTCTTTTCTTTAACGCGCTGAAGCACGACAAAGAGAATTTCACCGTTCTGCAAACCATTCGCCAACAGCAATCCACGCTGAACGGCAGCTGGGTGGCACTGCTGCAAACCCGTAATACCCTCAACCGTGCGGGCATCCGCTACATGATGGATCAGAGCAATATCGGCAGCGGCGCGACCGTTAACGATCTGATGCAGATTGCCGCCGCATCCCTGAAGCAGGCGGAAAAAAACTGGGCCGATTATGAAGCCCTGCCGCGCGACCCGCGTCAGAGCGAGGCCGCCGCGATGGAGATCAAGCGTAACTATGATATCTATCACGGCGCGCTGGCTGAGCTGATCCAGCTGTTGGGCGCAGGCAAAATCAACGCCTTCTTCGACCAGCCTACCCAGAGCTATCAGGATGGCTTCGAGAAGCAGTACGTGAGCTACCTGCAGCAGAACGACAAGCTGTATCAAACCGCGGTAGAAGACAGCAATAGCTCTTACAGCCAGGCCATCTGGGTACTGATAATCGTGCTGATTGCGGTGCTGGTGGTGATTGTGGCCGTCTGGCTGGGCATTAAGCAGGCGCTGATCTCTCCGCTTAATCGCCTCGTTGACAGTATTCGCCATATCGCCAGCGGCGACCTGGTGAAGCGCATCGACGTAGACGGCAGCAACGAAATGGGCCTGCTGGCCGACTCCCTGCGCCATATGCAGGGCGAGCTGGTGCGTACCGTCGGCGACGTGCGTAACGGCGCGAACGCCATTTACAGCGGCGCGAGCGAAATCTCTATGGGTAACAACGATCTCTCCTCCCGTACCGAGCAGCAGGCCGCGTCTCTTGAAGAGACCGCAGCCAGCATGGAACAGCTGACGGCAACCGTGAAGCAGAACGCCGAGAACGCCCGCCAGGCCAGCAACCTGGCCCTGAGCGCCTCCGAAACCGCGCAGAAAGGCGGCAAAGTGGTGGATAACGTGGTGCAAACCATGCGCGATATCGCGGGCAGTTCGCAGAAAATTGCCGACATTATCAGCGTAATCGACGGTATTGCTTTCCAGACCAACATCCTGGCACTGAACGCGGCGGTGGAAGCGGCGCGTGCGGGCGAGCAGGGTCGCGGCTTTGCGGTGGTGGCCGGTGAAGTACGTAACCTGGCCCAGCGCAGCGCCCAGGCGGCACGCGAAATCAAGAGCCTGATTGAAGACTCCGTGGGCCGTGTAGAGATTGGATCTACGCTGGTTGAAAGCGCCGGTGAAACCATGGGTGAGATCGTCAATGCGGTCACCCGCGTGACCGACATCATGGGCGAAATCGCCTCTGCGTCTGACGAGCAGAGCCGCGGTATCGACCAGGTGGGACTGGCGGTGGCCGAGATGGATCGCGTCACGCAGCAGAACGCCTCGCTGGTGGAAGAGTCCGCTGCGGCGGCCGCGGCGCTGGAAGAGCAGGCCAGCCGCCTGACGCAGGCGGTTGCCGTGTTCCGCATTCAGCAGGAGCAGATGAAAGCGCGTGAAATCGCCTCAGCGAAAACCGTTGCCGCACCGATGATGGCGCGTAAAGCCGCAACGGCAGACGCCGGTGATAACTGGGAAACGTTCTAA
- the hpaR gene encoding homoprotocatechuate degradation operon regulator HpaR has translation MHDSLTIALLQAREAAMSYFRPIVKRHNLTEQQWRIVRVLAEHPSMDFHDLAFRTCILRPSLTGILTRMERDGLVLRLKPVNDQRKLYVSLTKEGNALYQHAQAEVEEAYQRIEAEYTPEKMKQLTALLEEFIALGDRNDEERDALE, from the coding sequence ATGCATGACTCATTAACCATCGCCCTGCTTCAGGCGAGGGAAGCGGCGATGTCGTACTTCCGGCCCATCGTGAAGCGGCATAACCTGACCGAGCAGCAGTGGCGCATCGTGCGCGTGCTGGCCGAACATCCGTCGATGGACTTTCACGACCTGGCGTTTCGGACCTGTATTTTGCGCCCGAGCCTGACGGGCATCCTCACGCGTATGGAGCGCGACGGTCTGGTGCTGCGCCTGAAGCCGGTTAACGACCAGCGTAAGCTGTACGTGTCGCTGACCAAAGAGGGCAACGCCCTGTATCAACATGCCCAGGCGGAGGTTGAAGAGGCCTATCAGCGGATCGAGGCGGAATATACGCCGGAAAAGATGAAACAGCTCACGGCACTGCTGGAAGAATTTATCGCACTGGGAGACCGGAACGATGAAGAGCGTGATGCGTTGGAATAA
- the hpaG gene encoding 4-hydroxyphenylacetate degradation bifunctional isomerase/decarboxylase, protein MKGTVFAVALNHQSQRDAWREAFEKAPYTTPPKTAVWFIKPHNTVISTGEPIPFPAGETVLSGATVALVVGKTARRVRVEEAGQYIAGYALANEVSLPEESFYRPAIKAKCRDGFCPLGELVAVDSVDNLTIITDINGREADRWNTADLQRNAAELLSALSEFATLNPGDAILLGTPHHRVALRPGDRVRVLAEGFPPLENPVVDERDVAITPATPPHATLFALGLNYADHASELAFTPPTEPLVFIKAPNTLNGDNKTSVRPNNVEYMHYEAELVVVIGKTARKVSEADAMDFVAGYTVCNDYAIRDYLENYYRPNLRVKSRDGLTPIGPNIVPKAAIPDPHNLTLRTFVNGELRQLGTTADLIFSIPFLIAYLSDFMTLQPGDMIATGTPKGLSDVVPGDEVVVEVEGVGRLVNRIVSEETTK, encoded by the coding sequence ATGAAAGGTACTGTTTTTGCCGTCGCGTTAAACCACCAGAGCCAGCGTGATGCCTGGCGCGAGGCGTTTGAAAAAGCGCCCTACACCACGCCGCCGAAAACCGCGGTGTGGTTTATCAAACCGCATAACACGGTGATCTCAACAGGCGAGCCGATCCCGTTCCCGGCAGGTGAAACGGTGCTCAGCGGCGCAACGGTCGCGCTGGTAGTGGGCAAAACGGCCCGCCGCGTTCGCGTTGAGGAAGCCGGGCAGTACATCGCCGGCTACGCGCTGGCTAACGAAGTGAGCCTGCCGGAAGAGAGCTTTTACCGCCCGGCAATCAAGGCGAAATGCCGGGACGGATTTTGCCCGCTTGGCGAGTTGGTCGCCGTCGACAGTGTAGATAACCTGACCATCATCACCGACATCAATGGCCGCGAAGCGGATCGCTGGAATACCGCCGATCTCCAGCGAAACGCAGCCGAGCTGCTGAGCGCGCTGAGCGAATTCGCCACCCTTAACCCCGGCGATGCCATTCTGCTCGGCACCCCGCATCACCGCGTGGCGCTGCGCCCCGGCGATCGGGTGCGCGTGCTGGCAGAAGGCTTCCCGCCGCTGGAAAACCCGGTAGTGGATGAGCGCGACGTCGCCATTACACCGGCCACGCCCCCGCACGCCACGCTGTTTGCCCTCGGGCTGAACTACGCCGATCACGCCAGCGAACTGGCCTTCACTCCCCCCACCGAGCCGCTGGTATTTATTAAAGCGCCGAACACCCTTAACGGTGATAACAAGACGTCGGTGCGTCCGAACAACGTCGAGTACATGCACTATGAGGCGGAGCTGGTAGTGGTCATCGGCAAAACCGCGCGCAAGGTCAGTGAGGCCGACGCGATGGACTTTGTTGCGGGCTACACCGTCTGCAATGATTACGCCATCCGCGACTATCTCGAAAACTACTACCGCCCCAACCTGCGGGTGAAAAGCCGCGACGGGCTAACGCCGATCGGCCCGAACATCGTGCCGAAAGCCGCCATTCCCGATCCGCACAATCTCACGCTGCGCACCTTCGTCAACGGCGAACTGCGACAGCTTGGCACGACGGCAGATCTGATCTTCAGCATCCCGTTCCTGATTGCGTACCTGAGCGATTTTATGACCCTGCAGCCGGGCGACATGATCGCCACCGGCACGCCGAAGGGGCTCTCCGACGTGGTCCCGGGCGATGAAGTGGTGGTGGAAGTGGAAGGCGTAGGTCGCCTGGTCAACCGGATTGTCAGCGAGGAGACGACAAAATGA
- the hpaE gene encoding 5-carboxymethyl-2-hydroxymuconate semialdehyde dehydrogenase: protein MKKINHWINGKNVAGSDYFHTTNPASGEVLAEVAAGGEAEIHQAVAAAKEAFPKWANLPMKERARLMRRLGDLIDENVPAIAALETADTGLPIHQTKNVLIPRASHNFAFFAEVCQQMNGKTYPVDDTMLNYTLVQPVGVCALVSPWNVPFMTATWKVAPCLALGNTAVLKMSELSPLTADRLGELALEAGIPAGVLNVVQGYGATAGDALVRHHDVRAVSFTGGTATGRNIMKNAGLKKYSMELGGKSPVLIFDDADIERALDAALFTIFSINGERCTAGSRIFIQQSIYPEFVKRFAERASRLRVGDPTDPNIQVGALISAQHWEKVSGYIRLGIEEGATLLAGGPDKPTDLPAHLKGGNFLRPTVLADVDNRMRVAQEEIFGPVACLLPFKDEAEGLRLANDVEYGLASYIWTQDVSKVLRLARNIEAGMVFVNTQNVRDLRQPFGGVKASGTGREGGEYSFEVFAEMKNVCISMGNHPIPKWGI from the coding sequence ATGAAAAAGATAAACCATTGGATCAACGGCAAAAACGTGGCGGGTAGCGACTACTTCCACACCACTAACCCGGCCTCCGGGGAGGTATTAGCGGAAGTCGCCGCCGGCGGTGAAGCGGAAATCCATCAGGCGGTCGCCGCCGCGAAAGAAGCCTTCCCGAAATGGGCCAACCTGCCGATGAAAGAGCGCGCGCGCCTGATGCGCCGCCTGGGGGATCTGATCGACGAGAACGTCCCGGCGATCGCCGCCTTGGAGACCGCCGACACCGGCCTGCCGATCCACCAGACCAAAAACGTGCTGATCCCGCGCGCCTCGCACAACTTCGCGTTCTTCGCCGAGGTGTGCCAGCAGATGAACGGCAAAACCTACCCGGTCGACGACACCATGCTCAACTACACCCTGGTGCAGCCGGTGGGCGTGTGCGCGCTGGTCTCGCCGTGGAACGTGCCGTTTATGACCGCCACCTGGAAGGTCGCGCCGTGCCTGGCGCTGGGCAACACTGCGGTACTGAAGATGTCTGAACTCTCACCGCTGACCGCCGACCGCTTAGGCGAGCTGGCGCTGGAGGCGGGTATCCCGGCGGGGGTGCTGAACGTGGTGCAGGGCTATGGCGCGACGGCCGGCGATGCGCTGGTGCGCCATCACGACGTGCGTGCCGTCTCGTTCACTGGCGGCACCGCCACCGGGCGCAACATCATGAAAAACGCCGGGCTGAAAAAATACTCTATGGAGCTGGGCGGCAAATCGCCGGTGCTGATTTTTGACGATGCCGACATCGAGCGCGCCCTGGACGCTGCCCTGTTCACCATCTTCTCGATCAACGGCGAGCGCTGCACCGCAGGCTCGCGCATTTTCATTCAGCAGAGCATCTACCCGGAATTCGTCAAACGCTTCGCCGAACGCGCCAGCCGCCTGCGCGTGGGCGACCCGACCGATCCGAACATCCAGGTTGGCGCGCTGATAAGCGCCCAGCACTGGGAAAAAGTCTCCGGCTATATCCGCCTCGGTATTGAGGAAGGGGCGACCCTGCTGGCGGGCGGGCCGGATAAACCCACCGATCTGCCAGCGCACCTGAAGGGCGGCAACTTCCTGCGCCCGACGGTGCTGGCGGATGTTGATAACCGGATGCGCGTGGCGCAGGAGGAGATCTTCGGGCCGGTGGCCTGCCTGCTGCCCTTTAAGGACGAAGCGGAAGGCCTGCGCCTGGCGAACGATGTGGAGTACGGTCTGGCGTCATATATCTGGACCCAGGACGTCAGCAAAGTGCTGCGCCTGGCGCGCAACATCGAAGCGGGCATGGTGTTTGTCAACACTCAGAACGTGCGCGACCTGCGCCAGCCGTTTGGCGGCGTGAAGGCCTCCGGCACCGGGCGCGAGGGCGGCGAGTACAGCTTTGAGGTGTTCGCCGAGATGAAAAACGTCTGCATCTCGATGGGCAACCATCCGATTCCAAAGTGGGGTATCTGA
- the hpaD gene encoding 3,4-dihydroxyphenylacetate 2,3-dioxygenase, which yields MGTLALAAKITHVPSMYLSELPGKNHGCRQSAIDGHKEISKRCRERGVDTIIVFDTHWLVNSAYHINCADHFSGVYTSNELPHFIRDMTYDYDGNPELGQLIADEAVKLGVRAKAHNIPSLKLEYGTLVPMRYMNADKHFKVIAISAFCTVHDFADSRRLGEAIVSAIEKYDGTVAVLASGSLSHRFIDDQRAEEGMNSYTREFDRQMDERVVKLWREGQFKEFCSMLPEYADYCYGEGNMHDTVMLLGMLGWDKYDGKVEFLTELFASSGTGQVNAVFPLPA from the coding sequence ATGGGCACCTTAGCGTTAGCGGCAAAAATCACTCACGTGCCGTCGATGTACCTTTCCGAGCTGCCGGGCAAAAACCACGGCTGCCGCCAGTCGGCCATCGACGGGCACAAAGAGATCAGCAAGCGCTGCCGCGAGCGGGGGGTCGATACCATTATCGTGTTCGACACCCACTGGCTGGTGAACAGCGCCTATCACATTAACTGTGCGGACCATTTTTCCGGCGTCTACACCAGCAACGAACTGCCGCACTTTATCCGCGATATGACCTACGACTACGACGGCAACCCGGAACTCGGGCAGTTGATCGCCGACGAGGCGGTGAAGCTCGGTGTGCGCGCCAAAGCGCACAACATCCCGAGCCTGAAGCTGGAGTACGGCACCCTGGTGCCAATGCGCTACATGAACGCGGATAAACACTTCAAAGTGATCGCCATTTCGGCATTCTGCACCGTTCACGATTTTGCCGACAGCCGCAGGCTCGGCGAGGCCATCGTCAGCGCCATCGAAAAATACGACGGCACCGTGGCGGTGCTCGCCAGCGGTTCGCTCTCGCACCGCTTTATTGACGACCAGCGCGCGGAAGAAGGGATGAACAGCTACACCCGCGAGTTTGACCGTCAGATGGACGAGCGCGTGGTCAAGCTGTGGCGCGAGGGCCAGTTCAAAGAATTTTGCAGCATGCTGCCGGAGTACGCCGACTACTGCTACGGCGAAGGCAACATGCACGACACGGTGATGCTGCTGGGGATGCTCGGCTGGGACAAATACGACGGCAAAGTGGAGTTCCTCACCGAGCTGTTCGCCAGCTCCGGTACCGGTCAGGTTAACGCCGTTTTCCCGCTGCCCGCGTAA
- a CDS encoding 5-carboxymethyl-2-hydroxymuconate Delta-isomerase — protein MPHFIAECTHNIREQADLPGLFARVNAALAATGIFPIGGIRSRAHWLDTWQMADGKHDYAFVHMTLKIGAGRSLESREAVGEMLFGLIKTHFATLMADRYLALSFEIEELHPTLNYKQNNVHALFK, from the coding sequence ATGCCGCACTTTATTGCTGAATGCACCCACAACATCCGCGAGCAGGCCGACCTGCCGGGGCTGTTTGCCAGGGTGAACGCGGCGCTGGCCGCCACGGGTATCTTTCCCATTGGCGGTATCCGCAGCCGCGCCCACTGGCTGGACACCTGGCAGATGGCCGACGGGAAACACGATTATGCCTTCGTGCACATGACGCTGAAGATTGGCGCGGGGCGCAGCCTGGAAAGCCGCGAAGCCGTGGGGGAGATGCTGTTTGGGCTGATTAAAACGCACTTCGCGACGCTGATGGCGGACCGTTATCTGGCGCTGTCGTTTGAGATAGAGGAGCTGCATCCGACGCTCAATTACAAGCAAAACAACGTGCATGCGTTGTTTAAGTAG
- the hpaH gene encoding 2-oxo-hept-4-ene-1,7-dioate hydratase: MLDKHTHTLIAHRLHQAEQTREQIRAISLEHPEITIEDAYAIQREWVSLKIAEGRVLKGHKIGLTSKAMQASSQISEPDYGALLDDMFFHDGSDIPVDRFIVPRIEVELAFVLAKPLRGPNCTIFDVYNATDYVIPALELIDARCHNVDPETQRPRKVFDTISDNAANAGVILGGRPIKPDELDLRWISALLYRNGVIEETGVAAGVLNHPANGVAWLANKLAPYDVQLDPGQIILGGSFTRPVAASRGDTFHVDYGDMGSISCRFV; encoded by the coding sequence ATGCTCGACAAACATACCCACACATTGATCGCTCACCGCCTGCACCAGGCCGAACAAACCCGGGAGCAGATCCGTGCGATCTCGCTGGAGCACCCGGAGATCACCATTGAAGATGCCTACGCCATCCAGCGCGAATGGGTGAGCCTGAAAATTGCCGAAGGCCGCGTGCTGAAGGGCCATAAGATCGGCCTGACCTCCAAAGCGATGCAGGCCAGCTCGCAGATTAGCGAGCCGGACTACGGCGCGCTGCTGGACGATATGTTCTTCCACGACGGCAGCGACATCCCCGTCGATCGCTTTATCGTCCCGCGCATCGAAGTGGAGCTGGCCTTCGTGCTGGCAAAACCCCTGCGCGGCCCGAACTGCACGATCTTCGACGTCTACAACGCCACGGACTATGTGATCCCCGCCCTGGAATTGATCGACGCCCGCTGTCACAACGTCGACCCTGAAACCCAGCGCCCGCGCAAGGTGTTCGACACCATCTCCGATAACGCCGCCAACGCGGGGGTGATCCTCGGTGGTCGTCCGATTAAGCCCGACGAACTGGATCTGCGCTGGATCTCCGCTCTGCTCTATCGCAACGGCGTCATCGAAGAGACCGGCGTCGCCGCAGGTGTGCTTAACCACCCGGCGAACGGCGTGGCGTGGCTGGCGAACAAGCTCGCGCCGTATGACGTTCAGCTTGACCCCGGCCAGATCATCCTCGGTGGCTCCTTTACCCGCCCGGTAGCCGCCAGCCGGGGCGACACCTTCCACGTGGACTACGGCGACATGGGGTCCATCAGCTGCCGCTTTGTCTAG
- the hpaI gene encoding 4-hydroxy-2-oxoheptanedioate aldolase, with amino-acid sequence MQNAFKTALKAGTPQIGLWLGLTSSYSAELLAGAGFDWLLIDGEHAPNNVQTVLTQLQAIAPYTSQPVVRPSWNDPVQIKQLLDVGAQTLLVPMVQNADEARLAVSATRYPPAGIRGVGSALARASRWNRIPDYLQQANDAMCVLVQIETREALKNLPQILDVEGVDGVFIGPADLSADMGFAGNPQHPEVQAVIERAIAQIREAGKAPGILMANEALAKRYLELGALFVAVGVDTTLLARSAEALAARFIHHPVTSVNNNKSVY; translated from the coding sequence ATGCAAAACGCATTCAAAACGGCGCTGAAAGCCGGAACACCGCAAATCGGTTTATGGCTGGGGCTGACCAGCAGCTACAGCGCGGAACTGCTGGCGGGCGCAGGCTTCGACTGGCTGCTGATCGACGGAGAGCACGCCCCGAACAACGTGCAGACGGTTTTAACCCAGCTGCAGGCCATCGCCCCCTATACCAGCCAGCCGGTGGTACGCCCGTCATGGAACGATCCAGTGCAGATCAAACAGCTGCTGGACGTGGGCGCGCAAACGCTGCTGGTGCCGATGGTGCAGAACGCCGACGAAGCGCGTCTGGCGGTGAGCGCCACCCGCTATCCGCCTGCGGGTATCCGTGGGGTCGGCAGCGCGCTGGCGCGGGCATCACGCTGGAACCGCATCCCGGATTACCTGCAACAGGCCAACGACGCCATGTGCGTACTGGTGCAAATCGAAACCCGTGAGGCGCTGAAAAACCTGCCGCAAATCCTCGACGTGGAAGGCGTCGACGGCGTGTTTATCGGCCCGGCAGATCTCAGCGCCGACATGGGTTTTGCCGGTAACCCGCAGCATCCCGAGGTGCAGGCCGTCATCGAACGGGCCATCGCGCAGATCCGCGAGGCGGGGAAAGCCCCCGGCATCCTGATGGCGAACGAAGCGCTGGCGAAACGCTATCTCGAGCTCGGGGCACTGTTCGTCGCCGTCGGGGTAGACACCACCCTGCTCGCCCGCAGCGCCGAGGCGCTGGCCGCCCGCTTTATCCATCACCCGGTTACGTCAGTGAATAACAATAAATCCGTCTACTAA
- the hpaX gene encoding 4-hydroxyphenylacetate permease, protein MTTSSLQDKQAVEHRVINKLFRRLIVFLFILFVFSFLDRINIGFAGLTMGKDLGLTSTMFGLAATLFYVTYVICGIPSNIMLAKVGARRWIAGIMVVWSIASTCTMFATSPETLYVLRMLVGIAEAGFLPGILVYLTWWFPAYHRARANALFMIAMPVTMMLGSILSGYILAMDGLWNLKGWQWLFLLEGLPSVVLGVVTWFYLNDTPDQATWLDDDEKQALKTMIAREQEVAIAQASTPRSTLREVMTPAVLLYTLAYFCLTNTLSAINIWTPQILQSFNAGSSNITIGLLAAIPQFCTILGMIWWSRRSDRLKERKKHTILPYLFAAAGWMLASATGSSLIQLLGIIMASTGSFTAMAIFWTTPDRVISLQSRAVALAVINAIGNVGSAVSPLLIGILRDATGSFSSGLWFVAGLLVVGALVLTRIPMAKQDQQRNDHVPEPYRQH, encoded by the coding sequence ATGACGACCTCATCCCTGCAAGATAAGCAAGCTGTTGAACATCGCGTTATTAACAAGCTGTTTCGTCGTTTGATCGTGTTTCTCTTTATTCTGTTTGTCTTTTCGTTCCTTGACCGCATCAACATCGGCTTTGCCGGGCTGACGATGGGCAAGGATCTGGGCCTGACCTCCACCATGTTCGGCCTGGCCGCCACGCTGTTTTACGTCACCTATGTTATATGCGGGATCCCCAGCAACATCATGCTGGCGAAGGTGGGCGCACGCCGCTGGATTGCCGGGATCATGGTGGTATGGAGTATCGCCTCCACCTGTACGATGTTCGCCACCAGCCCGGAAACGCTCTACGTCCTGCGCATGCTGGTGGGGATTGCCGAAGCCGGATTCCTGCCGGGGATCCTGGTGTATCTCACCTGGTGGTTCCCGGCATACCATCGCGCCCGCGCCAACGCGCTGTTTATGATCGCCATGCCGGTCACCATGATGCTCGGCTCGATCCTCTCCGGCTATATTCTGGCGATGGACGGCTTGTGGAACCTGAAGGGCTGGCAGTGGCTGTTCCTGCTGGAAGGGCTGCCCTCCGTGGTGCTCGGCGTGGTGACCTGGTTTTATCTTAACGACACGCCGGACCAGGCGACCTGGCTGGACGACGACGAAAAGCAGGCGCTGAAAACGATGATCGCCCGCGAGCAGGAGGTGGCCATTGCGCAGGCATCCACGCCCCGCTCGACGCTGCGCGAGGTCATGACCCCGGCGGTTCTGCTCTACACGCTGGCCTACTTCTGCCTGACCAACACCCTGAGCGCTATCAACATCTGGACGCCGCAGATCCTCCAAAGCTTCAACGCCGGCAGCAGCAACATCACCATCGGCCTGCTGGCGGCGATCCCGCAGTTCTGTACCATCCTCGGGATGATCTGGTGGAGCCGCCGCTCCGACAGGCTGAAAGAGCGAAAAAAGCACACCATCCTGCCGTACCTGTTCGCCGCGGCGGGATGGATGCTGGCCTCCGCGACGGGGAGCAGCCTGATCCAGCTGCTTGGCATCATCATGGCCTCAACCGGATCGTTTACCGCCATGGCGATCTTCTGGACCACGCCGGATCGGGTCATTAGCCTGCAGTCCCGCGCGGTGGCGCTGGCGGTGATCAACGCCATCGGCAACGTCGGCTCGGCCGTCAGCCCGTTGCTGATTGGTATTCTGCGTGACGCGACCGGCAGCTTCAGCTCGGGCTTGTGGTTTGTCGCCGGGCTGCTGGTGGTTGGCGCGCTGGTGCTGACCCGCATCCCGATGGCGAAGCAGGATCAACAGAGGAACGACCATGTGCCAGAGCCCTATCGCCAACATTGA
- the hpaA gene encoding 4-hydroxyphenylacetate catabolism regulatory protein HpaA — protein MCQSPIANIDISKEYDESLGTDDVHYQSFSRMAAFFGRDMQAHRHDQYFQMHFLDTGQIELQLDDHRYSVQAPLFVLTPPSVPHAFITESDSDGHVLTVREDLIWPLLEVLYPGTREAFGLPGICLSLADKPDEISALKHYWQLIKRESTAQLPGREHTLVLLAQAVFTLLLRNAKLDDHEACGMRGELKLFQRFTLLIDAHYHQHWTVPEYASELHLTESRLTDICRRFANRPPKRLIFDRQLREARRLLLFSDSAVSDIAWQLGFKDPAYFARFFNRLVGCSPSAYRAQKVPVSPVPLTPALSQRERE, from the coding sequence ATGTGCCAGAGCCCTATCGCCAACATTGATATCAGCAAAGAGTATGACGAAAGCCTGGGCACCGACGATGTGCACTATCAGTCCTTTTCCCGCATGGCGGCCTTCTTTGGCCGCGACATGCAGGCGCACCGGCACGACCAGTATTTTCAGATGCACTTTCTCGATACCGGACAGATTGAGCTGCAGCTCGACGATCACCGCTACTCGGTGCAGGCCCCGCTGTTTGTCCTCACGCCGCCGTCGGTGCCGCATGCGTTTATCACCGAATCGGACAGCGACGGCCACGTGCTGACGGTGCGAGAGGATCTGATCTGGCCGCTGCTGGAGGTGCTCTATCCCGGCACCCGGGAGGCATTCGGCCTGCCGGGGATCTGCCTCTCGCTGGCGGATAAACCGGACGAGATTTCGGCGCTAAAACACTACTGGCAGCTGATAAAGCGCGAATCCACCGCGCAGCTGCCTGGCCGCGAGCATACGCTGGTACTTTTAGCCCAGGCGGTCTTTACGCTGCTGCTGCGCAACGCAAAGCTCGACGACCACGAAGCCTGCGGCATGCGCGGCGAGCTAAAGCTGTTCCAGCGTTTTACCCTGCTGATTGATGCGCATTACCACCAGCACTGGACGGTGCCGGAATATGCCAGCGAGCTGCATCTCACCGAATCGCGCCTGACGGATATCTGCCGCCGCTTCGCCAACCGACCGCCAAAACGGCTGATCTTCGACCGTCAGCTACGCGAGGCCAGACGGCTGCTGCTTTTTTCCGACAGCGCCGTCAGCGACATCGCCTGGCAGCTTGGGTTTAAAGACCCGGCCTATTTCGCCCGCTTTTTTAACCGGTTAGTGGGGTGTTCGCCGAGCGCGTATCGGGCGCAGAAAGTACCGGTGTCGCCTGTTCCCCTCACCCCCGCCCTCTCCCAAAGGGAGAGGGAGTAA